AAGCTAGACGAGTGAGTGAGTTCCGTTCTAACACACTATCACACATTCTGTCTGAACATGTCGATCGATACCGTCTATGGTacatcgatcgatggaaaagacAGAAAGGTACGACACTTTGCTTCAACATCCACACTTCTAACACttcctattttatttatacttctcctacttattattacaccgagacggtgtaatttaagtctCGGGGAGGGTGTTACTAACATTTACCATTTATCATTTATcatctatttttcaaaaataaaattgttttatcgagtcaaaaaggaaatataaatttttatgattgattttctaACCACTCTTTGGCATTACTCTAGACTTAGTAACCACAGATTGCACCAGAGATaccaaagtggatcaacctgtcaactagcCATACTTGCCACAGATTGTTTAAAGGAACCAAAGCtaacctccaacctaatactgactatcttagcttgtcttggggcttggtatacatcggattggaatcctcctacaagacTGAAAAGGTAAAAGTATGTGCATTTCtggtttccttccttctctctcttcggcatctcaagatctaagtttatgttataaaagattgaaatgatttcttgagaggcagaggggtaggagtgtctcccgcggccccattattctaaatctcaggaatgatcacacattgtggaaacgaaggataggtaaattaccagaGACCcaattattcgctacactttgtcaaaatgtatgagttacaaataaaaatgacaatgagatagattagatgacctttgtggcatcgaaacctattgaaattgaaactaataagagattcagagaagagagatgaggggagaaagaaATCAGAAATGACTGCCTGTGTGTTCAaaaaacttgtttgagttgaatccgtgtgtcctttgatcgatactcccaaggtaaatcCTGCACTTTTAtcttatgttaagaaatgaggttagtagagggaaAAGTTAGacaagatttgctaagttgttggatagatgaatttggttgctaaacTAGGATAAGGTATAAACGTGCGTTTGTAGTTGAGACCGTTTAGATTCAAATGACATAGAAGTGAGGATTTTAAGTTTTCAATAATAAGAATCatgttgttttcaaacctccTTCGGAGAGACTAccgtttgttttgcttgaggacaagcaaaagagtaagtctgggggagttgatataccatgaatttcacccgcttttagccatggtatatgagagttttcaattatatttactacgttttcaaagtattttagagtattttcagtcACAGGTAcctaattgaagaaagcaatacttttgaggcatttttggagtattctcacgaatgaagaatcgaccgataggaaaCATGTGAGATTGGACGATTGAAGccaattacaatcgatcgacggATATAAAGACTGTCGATCGACATTAAGCCaagtccctggccgcctgttaggctttatatacaagggttttgtatcattttagaggcagacttgcctagagacctagtggagaagagaagcaatttggctacctgaggagaagagttagagttggagagatagatctgagactacaaaacagagaagatcttgaactccctttttattcTTCTcatactctttgtgttccttatttcatattaagatttattcaaaGCATCATGATTTTGTCtgtcatgaatatgtctgagtaaacctaattgttagatttaggtttctcataagggtgaatcatgtgatgagattgtgacaactgttagggtgattaaattagttctttcactttAGTTGCTCGTAacactagatttaggattgatcacctttaaatctagatcttaggattgatgagataaccaactgtatactctcaattcccagaaataaactaaagtgatctaactgactagacacaTGCTAAAGGTGTTCTAGATCGTTAGAGAACGATTTCAACCAATccgataatgcttgctagaattaccgttgatcgatacaaccatcgttgtagcaATCGAAtgtttgaaaggtgtatcgatcgattaggcgaaagtcgtatcgatcgactcttttctgtgatcaacatacgacagttgagatccgggatctagtcaaatgagaccctactggtcgtaccaattgtttgagttcaaagaactaaaaccctaatgtcactttcaaactgcataaTTTCATGCCTGAGAAATACTTGAATCTAACTATCTTCCTCATTaagaaacaaccttcacttcaGTTACTGAACAACTTCCTTGTTCACCatattatttactgctttaaaacatataaactcTTAAGTCTATCTTcatttctaattaattaaaccttcaagtaatcctagagtccttaTGGATTCGATTCCTAAGTActacatctgaacctcttatttgagagagtaattcactttttagggtaatttgagtgatatcatgCAGCCATCTGCCTAGTAACTTTCTGAGTAGCTACTCTGGCAGCTTGTGGGACGGCCTTCTGAGCGGTCTGCCTAGTTGCATCATGCACCATCTACCTCAAGGCATCATGATCAATTAGTGGAATCACTTGATGCTGAGATAGGGCAGCACATGCTCATCTCCATCCTCCCACGCAGCTCTAGTGGTCTGAGTGCGAACAACTCTCCTCTGTGGTGGCatctgaaagaaaaagaaaaacaattaactCTGCTGAAACTGAATACTAACGATTTAAGGCATAATAAACAGAAATgtgcaattttttttattcaaaaattctCAAATCCCTagagttattttaaaaattgtctAAAACTGATTAAAATTGAGCCCCACGAATCGCTATCCCGGGTCGGAGCCAGGACGGAACCTCGCTctgatataaaattgtaatacatgtattttccaaaaaaataaaataaatagtaatcaTGAAATCTCCATTTACTAGTCCTCATAAATCGTCTCCAAATAAATGTTGATAAAACCATAAGCGGATATCTAAAAAGAAACCAGATGAAAAAGCCCAAAATCACTAATCTTATAGAAATTACTCCGCTCTTCACCTGAAAGGAGAAGAAAGAATGTGAGAAACAAAGGAGCCACTCAATGAGGTATGAGATGTTAAACCGCAAGCCTAGCTCTAGTATGAAACAAACTCGGTGCCTAATTTACCTCACAGACACAGTTTGTCCAGGGCCCTTGACAATGACAACCACTGCGCTGATAGTGCAGAGCTAGATATAGGTATATAACCTGGCGTCTATAGTACAGTAGTCTACAATATACCCCCGCAATCACTAAGGAGTAGCTAGTATAAATGTTTACAGACCTCTGTAATCTTCACAAAAGGCATCGCTAGCACATACGTCTTTGTGCCCCCCGTAATCTTCACAAAAAGCATCACTATTTCAAATGTCTCTGTACCCGGCAATCTCCACACATGAACtcgtattttatataaataaataaatatatacatatatatatatataacagttcTTGACATCAAACATTTTAATCAGCTGTTGAATCATCTGTTATCTTATTTTcagtttaacaatcaataataataaacaaacaagatTCTCATATAGACTCGATTTAGAGAGACGAAATATGTTTCGAACATATACTTTCCATATAGTAATACTAAACTAGCACATGATAAAAGCACTCACTCTAGCCACTGGTTATAATGTTCAAAGGGAGATGGTCAATTGTGGTCGTGGGAGCGAGAAGTTTGGGATATGTTTGGTGTTTCTTTCATCAACTGCAACATGAAAATCAACGGCTTAGTCTCAGAGTTTTAGGatataaactttcataaaatAGAACCTtctctaaaatattaattttcctaaattataaatttcttaaaatggtaacttttctaaaatagaaacttctctaatatatattttttcctaattaaaaatgtttcctAAACAAATttctaaaactataaaataagaAGGCAATAAACTTATCAGAAAAAACTCACCGGAAGCTCGCATGAAAATCGTATCGGAAAAATTGATTGGTGATTGTAGGGGTGgacgttcgggttcggatcagcTATTTCATATTTTCAGGTATTTCGGCACAGGGATATaaaactcattcggatatttctgtacttcgagtcaggttcgggtatttttacttctggtttggttatttcgggtcgagttcggatatttagattttggaaaaaaattaaattattcattttcaagtttttaatgtaaaaatataaatttcaattaaccaattttttatttttaatagatgaAATGGTTAATAtgatagtattttaaaataaaaagactaGTTTGgtaattgtttaaaattttgaatgtaACATCTGTTAATGGGGGTGATTGATTTGGCTGTAAGAGGTGACTTTAGCTTTAATTTTAACCTACCGTCTTTAAATTCTCCAATCATAGTTTAGATTGATTTTTAAAGCTACagtctaaaaattaaaaaaaatagttgtaaCAGCTTTGTTTTCTAAAGTTCCATCTTTTTGGTTGTAGAAAATTTTAAAGCTATATCCATTAAAGTTAAATACAAAAATCCTACAACCCAAATTCTAAAGTAAAATTTCTACAGCTACAACCGAACCTCCAAagtctaaaacaaaaaaaaaattacatgcaTTTTAAAAGAGTAGCAAATCATTTTGTCTGTAATTGTATGTATAatatatgatcttaaagtatAGTTAGcaccaatataaatattttaaataaaataagagatataaattagaaatataagattaagtatacatatgttcggttatctttggatatccattcgggtttggaTATTATCCGTTtaggttcggatatccaatatCTCACAATTCAATACATGTTCGAGCATTTTGttatttcggtttggattttcTAGATCGGGTTCGGATGAGGTTTTGGGTATCCGGTAAAATTCCCATACCTAGGTGACTGATCAGCAGAGAATTCAGCAATAACTCGTCACTCGCGGAGAAATACTTTGATTTGTTGATAATAGAGAAAATGAGTAAAGTTTTTTATATGAGTttttcttaggttcaccccctagggtgaacccaTAGATTCACCTTCCAATTATAATCTGCCATGTCATTTTTaatttctgtaaaaaaaaataatcagcagttatctcaaaaaaaaaccaaaaaaggaAAAGCAAAAATAGGAAATATAGTTAACGGCATCGGATGATTTAACCCTATTCTTCTGTCTTCGTTGTTTCTTTTAATCTAGTAAGTTTAGAGTTCTTAGATATTGTGTAATCAGCCAAATTCTTAATAATTAATGAGATGGATAAACTCCTCACAAATCCACAAGATTTTCTGTGTTTATGTGTAATCAGCCAAATCCTTGTCAAAGCCACTCAGCTTCTTCTCCTCTACCGAGGTGTTACCTACTATGGGTGGAGACATGCTAGCAAAGACTTAATCTCTTGGGCTCATAAACTGTTTAAAACACACCAACACATTTGGAGAAAGGCTGGGATTTTCGAAgagaaaacattatatttagtttcaaCCCTTTTCTCAATCAACCTTTTTGAATTGGAATATTAACAATAGGAAATCGTAGTATTTTGTTAGGTTTTATGTTTGGTTTCATTTGGAAGGAGAGAAACAAAATCGATTTTGGTAAAGCCAtgaaaagaagcaaaaaaagaagaaaggcatGGAAAGAAGCAGAAAAGCTTAGAATGAATCAGAAGAAACAAACGTCGAcaacattttctattttttgtttttcttttttttaaagcgATAACtactaattagtttttttcattttttctcagAAATTAGATATGACATGGCGGATTATAATTGGAAGGTGAATCTATGGGTTCAACTAGGggatgaacccaagaaaaaCTCTTTTTATATTGAGAAAGGAAAGAGATGTAAATtttctaaacttccaatgtagaataaaataaagagttattcttgggttcaccccctagggtgaacctttaggttcacccaccaatagaaacttgtcattttagatttagtatcttttaattaacgaaataaataatttgtcaaattatattattttttcaaaataaaatttaaaaataaataaaaacagtatataaaaacgaattaaaaaaaattaatgttgtcaacaaaacactaaaccctaaactctaatactaaaccctaaactctaatactaaaccctaaactctaatcatacaccctaaacccttgggtaaaccataaacccttggaaaaaacactaaacatgttgtcaacaaaacactaaaccctaaactctaatcctaaaccctaaacccttggggtaaaccctaaacccttgggtaaaccctaacccttagaaaaacactaaacatttggataaattctaaactataaatcttaaacactaaactccaaatcttataaataaatattttttaaaataatctttattgagaactatttttatttttatttatttaatctttttatttattttaaaagcataatataatttggcaagttatttttatttccttaattaaaagatactagatttaaaataacaactttctattggttggtgaacctaaaggttcaccctagggggtgaacccaagaaaaagtctAAAATaaatgggttttgggttttaattGTTAAAGCAAATGGCTCCTCCAACTAGATCACGGTCGTTACAAATATGTTTAACCCAAAAGAGTGATGAACCTCATCTTGGGAAATCTTCTAGAAATGTGAATAATCTGCTGCGTGAGGGGAATCTGCTGAGATGTAATTTTCTCATAATtcggattttttttcttcttatccttctttcttttttttttttttttttgagcaaaatcCTTCTTTCTTTTATGAGCGTGATCTCCAGTGTATATAAGGTGCACTTTTTGGCATCGATATAAGGTGAAtttatagtatagatttttaatGCATTGACCTCCATTACGGtatgattttaatatatgtCAGCTCGAAGCATCCTCTTAATCGGAATGGGCCTAGATAATCATGCGTCTTAATGACGTTGGACCGAATTCTTGTACCGTTTTACACAAATGAAAAAGTGAGATACTTATGAGACTCTATGTCCCTAATTATTCATACATAAACTTGCAGTTCAGCCACAATTTGTCTCATCTTCTCTAAACAAAAGATTCTTATTTGCAAAACGAACTGAAATACAAGATTTTTGTTTTGCTACGAACTGAAATACAAGATTACTTCAAATTAGTCTCATGATATATCAATAGCACTAGAGATCCACTTAAGTTTTTTCTTCAGGTTCTGCTTCTTTTGTCTCAGCATCTTCAATCTCTCCATCCTCCTCCACTTTGGTATCCTCTTCCTTTGTCATCTTCTTGGTCTTCAGGAACTCAAGGAGACCTTTTAACGCAATATCAGCGACCTTGCTGGCCATAAGCTGCTGTGTGACTTCAGCCGGAGTTGCACGCACTTCAAGGACAAGCTTCTCAATGGGATCAAACAGGACGTGGTCATCAGTCTTAAGGTACATAGCCACAAGCTTCTTGAACACAAAGGGTGTGCAATTGTCCATGAGAATGTGAACGTCCATCCTTCCTGGCCTCAACAATGCCGGGTCGAGCTTCTCCTTGTGATTCGTTGTGAAAATTATGATCTTTTCTTCCCCGCAGCTCGACCAAAGTCCATCCACAAAATTCAGAAGACCGGACAACGATATCTGTCAAGAAAGAGAAGATTCATAaggtagagaaaaaaaaaacagaggttATAACAAAACAGAGGATGTTTTTGTCAACTTACACCAACTTCAAACTTCTTCTTGCGCTTTTGTGGCTCAGCACCATCTTCACCGCCATCATCTTCATTTTTCTTGGTCTGGCGTCTACGAGAAGCATCGGCTCCACAATCAATGTCTTCAATTAGAAGAATTGAGCGGTTCTTAGTGGAGGTGAGAATCTCACGCAACTCACCATCATCTCTAACGCTCTGTATCTGAAgatcatatatatgatacttcaTGTGATTTGCTATTGCAGCGACCATAGAGGATTTTCCGGTACCCGGAGGACCGTAAAGAAGATATCCACGTTTCCAGGCTCGTCCAACACTCTTGAAGAAGTCTTTTCCTTTAGAGAAAGCATCAAGATCTTCGATCAAGGTGTTCTTAAGTTGAGGCTCAACGGCCAGGGTCTCGAAAGTCGTGTGGTGCTCGAAAATGGCGGATTCCCATTTGGACCGGTCTTGGTTGTAAGTGTAAATCTTGAGATTCTCTCTATGGCTCGTTATCTTCTCTGCTGATTTCGCCAAGTACGTGAAGTAATCTGTCATTATCTTCTCACGAAACTCCTTCTTACATGTCAAGTGAAAGTACCTTAAACATCAAACAACCACAAAACCCAACACTGTAAGAACAAAAACGAATGAGAATAAAGtcaaagaatataaaaaaataaaaaaattagccTACCGTTTCTCTGGGAGATACTTCTTAGTCTCAACAGAGTGAAGAGTCCACTCAAGATGAATCCCTTCAAACTCATCTATGATTTTAGTATTCACAGGGATTCCAAGTTTTGGCTCAGCCGCTGGATTCTTGAGATTGCTCGAACCCACGAGGAGTTTGCCGGTGGAGAGTCCGGCGAGACGTGTCGGTAAGTAAACTTCAGCCGCACGGAAAGTCTGATTCTCGACAAACTCCCACCGTTGCTCGATCACGAACGTGAAATTCGACTGAAAGTAAGATGAGAAGAAGTCCATAGCTTTCAGAGCGACGTATTCTCGGATTCGCTTGGGAACAATCTCGTTGAGGATTGTACGAAAGAGCATCGTGATGGCGGAGAAAGATGTGTAGAGAGAGAAAATTGCAGATACAGAAGGAACTTGATTATAGAGGGtcaccatatttttttttttttgctttgaaaGAAGGTGAAGAGCTTTGGTAAAGTTTGAGAGACTTATGTGCATATTTATATAGAGTGGTGAACAAGAAAGTTTGCATTTTTcaacatttaaataaaaacaaaacttcgGTTCACTCCCTGTGTTAAACTCTCAAATTCAGTTCAATTCTTAGCACCAATCAAAATgccatataaaattaataaaaaaaggaaacaaaattataaaaaaaaagggaaagatGTAAAAATAACGTCGACTAATTTTTTTAACCCCATCTTTTTCATCATCCACACAAAATATTGAAAGTTTTAGTTGTCAAATTagtaaatcaaaaacactaaactttaaatcattGGATagaccctaaacactaaacattaaaccttaaaacccttggataaatcataaactcttggataaactctaaacctttggaatatctctttatccaagggtttagtgttttgggtttagggtttagtgttttgggtttagatttagggtataaGGACAGAAGATTGTAGATACTAATTTGACAAATAAAGTTTTCAATATTCTATGTGGATGATGAATAAGTTTTCAATATTATGTgtggatgatgaagaagaagtcagGGATagcgttaaaaaaaattagtcgaCATTTTTTTCagctcttttcctttttttttttaattttatttcatttttaactaaTCCTACATAGCAGTTTGATTGGTGCTAAAACTAGAAGTGAATTTGAGAGTTCACCATAAGAgttgaacccaagtcttgttcTTTAAATAAATAGAGTTTGTCGTTTTCAtcatttaatgaaaatataatttttttttctttttgtttttgagagaGCGTAGGAAACTTGGTGGAAAGTTCCGAGAGCAGCAGAGATAAGAAAGTGGAAGACGTCATTTACGTCAAGAGAAAAAGACAAGGCGAGTCACATCTCACTTTGGAAAAAATACGTACACAGactataaaacaaatttaattaaacGGATATATAAAAGAAGAGTCTAAAAGAATAGAAACCTCGAAAACAATGACTAAGCTCACGTGACCGGGTTAGAGGTGTGAAATATATTAT
The Raphanus sativus cultivar WK10039 chromosome 1, ASM80110v3, whole genome shotgun sequence DNA segment above includes these coding regions:
- the LOC108859769 gene encoding AAA-ATPase At1g43910, giving the protein MVTLYNQVPSVSAIFSLYTSFSAITMLFRTILNEIVPKRIREYVALKAMDFFSSYFQSNFTFVIEQRWEFVENQTFRAAEVYLPTRLAGLSTGKLLVGSSNLKNPAAEPKLGIPVNTKIIDEFEGIHLEWTLHSVETKKYLPEKRYFHLTCKKEFREKIMTDYFTYLAKSAEKITSHRENLKIYTYNQDRSKWESAIFEHHTTFETLAVEPQLKNTLIEDLDAFSKGKDFFKSVGRAWKRGYLLYGPPGTGKSSMVAAIANHMKYHIYDLQIQSVRDDGELREILTSTKNRSILLIEDIDCGADASRRRQTKKNEDDGGEDGAEPQKRKKKFEVGISLSGLLNFVDGLWSSCGEEKIIIFTTNHKEKLDPALLRPGRMDVHILMDNCTPFVFKKLVAMYLKTDDHVLFDPIEKLVLEVRATPAEVTQQLMASKVADIALKGLLEFLKTKKMTKEEDTKVEEDGEIEDAETKEAEPEEKT